A portion of the uncultured Draconibacterium sp. genome contains these proteins:
- the trpS gene encoding tryptophan--tRNA ligase, with protein sequence MNKPTVVSGIRPTGYLHLGNYFGAVQNFLKMQDDFNCFFFIADIHSLTTHPTPENLQSGVRQVLAEYLACGIDPEKSTIFIQSDVPEVSELYALLNMNAYLGELERTTSFKDKARQNPDNVNAGLLTYPVLMASDIIIHKAHFVPVGKDQEQNLEMARKFAKRFNRMYKCDVFPIPRPYTFGGGDMIKVPGLDGSGKMGKSEGNAINLYEDPKSIRKKVMRAVTDSGPTEMNQEKPEVIQNLFTLMDIVSTPDTVAHFDELYNKCEIRYGDLKKQLAEDIIAYTSPIRERIIEILKDDAYLAKVAKMGAEKAQVSAAKTLQEVKDVIGFKKLF encoded by the coding sequence ATGAATAAACCGACAGTTGTAAGCGGTATACGACCGACAGGATATTTGCACCTCGGAAACTACTTTGGAGCCGTGCAAAACTTCTTAAAAATGCAGGACGATTTTAACTGCTTCTTTTTTATTGCTGATATTCACTCGTTAACCACACACCCAACACCCGAGAATTTGCAGTCGGGAGTGCGCCAGGTGCTTGCCGAATATCTGGCTTGCGGTATCGATCCTGAAAAATCAACGATTTTCATTCAAAGCGATGTTCCTGAGGTTTCGGAATTGTACGCTTTATTAAATATGAATGCCTATTTGGGCGAGTTGGAGCGTACAACTTCGTTTAAAGATAAAGCCCGTCAGAATCCGGATAACGTAAATGCAGGACTGTTGACTTACCCTGTTTTAATGGCTTCGGATATCATTATTCACAAAGCGCATTTTGTACCGGTAGGAAAAGACCAGGAGCAAAACCTGGAGATGGCACGCAAATTTGCCAAACGTTTTAACCGCATGTACAAATGCGATGTATTTCCAATTCCACGTCCGTATACTTTTGGTGGCGGCGATATGATTAAAGTTCCGGGATTGGATGGCAGTGGTAAAATGGGAAAATCGGAAGGCAATGCCATTAACCTTTATGAAGATCCAAAATCGATTCGTAAGAAAGTGATGCGTGCTGTTACAGATTCAGGTCCAACAGAAATGAACCAGGAAAAACCGGAAGTTATTCAGAACCTGTTTACCTTAATGGATATCGTTTCAACTCCTGATACAGTAGCGCATTTCGATGAATTATATAACAAGTGCGAGATCCGTTACGGCGACCTGAAAAAACAACTGGCAGAAGATATTATTGCCTATACATCGCCAATCCGCGAACGTATTATCGAGATTCTGAAAGACGATGCCTACCTCGCTAAAGTGGCAAAAATGGGTGCTGAAAAAGCGCAGGTATCAGCTGCAAAAACTTTGCAGGAAGTAAAAGATGTAATCGGATTTAAGAAACTGTTCTAG
- the ybaK gene encoding Cys-tRNA(Pro) deacylase: protein MKKTNAARLLDSKKIAYELVEYHVDEADLSATHVAESLGQNVEQVFKTLVLRGKKTAVFVAVIPGAAELNLKKAAKISGNKSAEMVLMKELLGLTGYIRGACSPMGMKKPYPIFIHETCLNFEFIYVSAGKRGMQIKIDPKDLIACTGAQVSDLIDL, encoded by the coding sequence ATGAAAAAGACAAATGCTGCACGTTTACTCGACAGCAAAAAGATAGCATACGAGCTGGTTGAATACCACGTTGATGAAGCGGATTTAAGCGCCACGCATGTAGCCGAGTCGTTGGGGCAGAATGTTGAACAGGTTTTTAAGACCCTCGTTTTAAGAGGTAAAAAAACAGCAGTGTTTGTAGCTGTAATTCCCGGTGCTGCCGAATTGAACCTAAAAAAAGCCGCAAAAATATCAGGAAATAAAAGCGCGGAGATGGTATTGATGAAAGAATTACTTGGGCTTACCGGATATATTCGTGGTGCATGTTCGCCAATGGGGATGAAAAAACCGTATCCGATATTTATTCACGAAACCTGTTTGAATTTCGAATTCATTTATGTGAGTGCCGGGAAACGCGGTATGCAGATAAAAATCGATCCAAAAGATCTGATCGCCTGCACCGGAGCTCAGGTGTCCGACCTGATTGATTTGTGA
- a CDS encoding DUF5695 domain-containing protein, whose product MGSSFFRLFILFFLFTFLSLAASAQDSDTLKISNNDFIIHAKKYGLSELRKTDDIYPTNYISRRGQFGDITVRYIHNTKLDSIRASLNGCTKIQKDGETVYYWSSCDKSEKGLRLEQDFVLEDGQLVWTIKLTNVAESAIRIEDLVVPLAYQSPYGENPQQIFEMSSIKHHHIAGDNSFFYFERPTGVAPYLVMVPQQGTSLEYWTTASHIPSERGLFKAFVHSSYSGNKEQRGTWRQYHTSELIQPNETRSYGFKFRWANDYDQIRDILVDEGLIDVQVMPGMTVPADLSAKIALRTKQSIQGIEPEFGGEQTSVQFVGKKDDDTNIYEVKFNHLGENKLVINYGDNLKTQLEFFVTEPLETLYKKRAAFLVNRQQHRDSTKWYDGLFGVYDMKNAELRGPDNADYLDTSRLSYILTCDDPGLCKAPFLASKNVVYPDKDEIEAIEYYIENFVWGGLQRTDQEEPYPYGVYGTPNWLVNRDQKAREAKTSDPNRFKMHVWRSYDYPHIMMMYYHMYQIASMYPQLTKFRDADGYLELARETAKAYFIYPYEILPWYETYKWGCYNELLIPELINVLEEKGFTEDASFLRSEWEKKVKYFIYDDKYPFRSEYAVDATAFESSYALAKYGVLNEMKPDSNLWFDKNYKRWYSHPDVKKEDAADFMERQNEANIAQRGSIEPMYYYLGSDYRGRSDKYVLDYMAQMGGWSILDYGLNFSDSPAANIRLGYQSYLSSFALINSGTPETNYGFWFPGKENDGASGWAFEPQKYSQNWMQKTQGRGPWAYDGEIDLGYCGALRTAATIVSNDEIFGMVAYGGDLEKEGDIYSVIPKDGLRQKLYFRDNDRKFDVILKRDGFQKGQSVQFNEAGDRIEFSLENRSGDEHQLSLELNGLTGDYLVEAGETWSETVSLKEHAVLSLPISKEASTRIKINKK is encoded by the coding sequence ATGGGTAGCTCGTTTTTTCGTCTCTTCATCCTATTTTTTCTCTTCACATTTTTAAGTTTAGCGGCATCTGCTCAGGATTCCGACACCTTAAAAATCAGCAATAACGATTTTATTATACACGCCAAAAAGTATGGTTTGTCGGAGCTGAGAAAGACGGACGATATTTATCCCACAAATTATATTAGCAGAAGAGGGCAGTTCGGAGATATCACGGTTCGGTATATTCATAACACAAAGCTCGATTCAATCCGGGCGTCTTTAAATGGGTGTACAAAAATCCAAAAGGATGGTGAAACCGTATATTACTGGAGTTCCTGTGATAAATCAGAAAAAGGGTTGAGGTTGGAGCAGGATTTTGTACTCGAAGATGGTCAGCTTGTTTGGACGATTAAATTAACCAACGTTGCAGAGTCAGCCATTCGCATTGAAGACCTTGTTGTTCCTCTTGCCTACCAAAGTCCGTATGGCGAAAATCCCCAGCAGATTTTTGAAATGAGTTCCATCAAACACCATCACATTGCCGGAGATAATTCCTTCTTTTATTTCGAGCGCCCAACGGGTGTAGCGCCATACCTGGTAATGGTTCCGCAACAAGGAACCTCGCTTGAATACTGGACAACCGCATCGCATATCCCTTCAGAAAGGGGCCTGTTTAAAGCATTCGTACATTCGTCATACTCTGGCAACAAGGAACAGCGGGGAACTTGGAGACAATACCATACTTCAGAATTAATTCAGCCCAACGAAACCCGGAGCTATGGTTTTAAATTCCGCTGGGCCAATGATTACGACCAGATTCGCGATATTTTAGTTGATGAGGGACTGATCGATGTACAAGTAATGCCTGGAATGACTGTGCCTGCTGACCTGAGCGCGAAAATTGCTTTGCGCACCAAACAGTCGATTCAAGGTATCGAACCTGAATTTGGAGGGGAGCAAACCAGTGTGCAATTTGTAGGTAAAAAGGATGACGATACGAATATTTACGAGGTTAAGTTTAACCATCTGGGCGAAAACAAACTGGTTATTAATTACGGCGATAATTTAAAAACGCAGCTGGAATTTTTTGTTACCGAGCCGTTGGAAACATTATATAAAAAGCGTGCTGCTTTTCTTGTAAATCGTCAGCAACACCGCGATTCTACAAAGTGGTACGACGGTTTATTTGGCGTTTACGACATGAAAAATGCAGAATTGCGTGGTCCTGACAATGCGGATTATTTGGATACAAGTCGCTTAAGCTATATTCTTACCTGCGACGATCCGGGTTTGTGCAAAGCTCCTTTTCTGGCGTCTAAAAACGTGGTTTATCCAGATAAGGACGAGATTGAAGCGATTGAATATTACATCGAAAATTTTGTTTGGGGAGGTCTGCAACGAACCGATCAGGAAGAGCCTTATCCGTATGGAGTTTATGGTACGCCAAACTGGTTGGTTAACCGCGACCAAAAAGCCCGCGAAGCAAAAACAAGCGATCCCAATCGTTTTAAAATGCATGTGTGGCGATCGTACGATTATCCGCACATCATGATGATGTATTATCATATGTACCAGATTGCGTCCATGTATCCCCAGCTCACAAAATTTCGCGATGCCGATGGTTATCTGGAGCTGGCCAGGGAAACGGCAAAGGCCTATTTTATTTATCCGTACGAAATCCTTCCCTGGTACGAAACCTATAAATGGGGGTGCTACAACGAGCTATTGATTCCTGAGCTCATTAATGTTTTGGAAGAAAAGGGGTTTACAGAAGATGCTTCGTTTTTACGGAGTGAATGGGAGAAAAAAGTGAAGTATTTTATTTATGATGATAAGTATCCGTTTCGATCGGAATATGCGGTGGATGCCACTGCTTTTGAATCGAGTTATGCGCTGGCAAAGTACGGCGTGCTGAATGAAATGAAGCCCGATTCGAATTTGTGGTTCGATAAAAATTACAAACGTTGGTATTCGCATCCGGATGTAAAAAAGGAGGACGCCGCCGATTTTATGGAGCGCCAAAACGAGGCAAACATTGCACAACGCGGAAGCATTGAACCGATGTACTACTATTTGGGAAGTGATTACAGGGGCAGAAGCGACAAATATGTACTTGATTATATGGCGCAAATGGGCGGCTGGTCGATTCTTGATTATGGCTTGAATTTTTCCGATTCTCCCGCAGCCAATATCCGTTTGGGGTACCAGTCGTATTTAAGCTCGTTTGCCCTGATCAATTCTGGAACGCCGGAAACAAATTACGGCTTTTGGTTTCCGGGAAAAGAAAATGACGGCGCGTCGGGTTGGGCGTTTGAACCGCAAAAATATTCACAAAACTGGATGCAAAAAACACAGGGCAGAGGTCCATGGGCATACGATGGTGAGATTGATCTTGGATATTGTGGCGCTTTGCGAACTGCTGCAACGATCGTTTCAAACGATGAGATATTTGGAATGGTTGCTTACGGAGGAGACCTTGAAAAAGAAGGCGATATATACAGTGTTATCCCAAAAGACGGCTTGCGTCAGAAACTGTATTTCCGCGATAATGATCGAAAGTTTGATGTTATTCTGAAACGGGATGGTTTTCAGAAAGGTCAATCGGTGCAATTTAATGAAGCCGGAGACAGAATAGAGTTTTCGTTAGAAAACCGTAGCGGCGATGAGCACCAGCTTTCACTCGAATTAAATGGTTTGACAGGCGATTATCTTGTTGAAGCAGGAGAAACATGGTCGGAGACAGTGAGTCTGAAAGAACATGCTGTTTTGAGTTTACCCATCTCTAAGGAAGCATCTACACGGATAAAAATAAACAAGAAATAG
- a CDS encoding family 16 glycoside hydrolase, whose amino-acid sequence MKKYIVQITTILLLACMSMAGMAQDNRTLDTKVADVLAQMPTKNLTHRDKAMNEIFLMGNEGYQKLAAQLVPLGTGDDTAVRFALNSFSRYASQFGKNEERAFAEENLLKALSTASDVEVKTYLLNQLNLVAGEKTVEQVKYYLTDAQLAEPAAQTILSTEDPKTAEVFLAAFPKTEGNTQMTIVRALGRLKCKRAVSLITPLISVDNEPMQKTALAALANIGSADSYKTLLNAASDVDFNYDATNVAEAFLTYTNRLGEQNELELMEKACKAIFKANSASDHLHNYSTALSLYAKYLGYEATPLLLEAVESPDKAFRYSALNIAENLGGVADTRKWIAKAETANPEVKAEIIDMLGRRGCEQANDFVLASLNSGAEVVRTEAVVALAKLQGNDAIPTLTAHLVQGKDIEATKEVLNTLLDKDHLYLISGNLDESTGKTKAAFIDLIGAKAGSQYFNEILAATSSSDADEKTAAFAALKQVSSYENTDALLKLLLAVSEPSEITETQLALMAAVEGVAEEQKSNGKVLSAIKQSNKKARLFPILPTIGGETALETVTGYFNTSSGEQKEAAFTALTNWQDYAASKPLFEICKSGNTTFSEPAFESFVRMVAGANLPDDQKLLQYRKIMEFASSADDQKNVIAAIGRLRTFLSLVYLEQYLEEDEHTATASRAIMNIAMPNSEGEGGLTGDIVRRILGKAEQTLSGEESAYDKINIQNYLKAMPKDKGYVSMFNGKNLDGWQGMLLDGNPIKIAKLSDAERAKEQEAADIKMAENWSVKDGMIIFNGKGANLVSKNIYKDFDMIVDWRISKKGDSGIYLRGAPQVQVWDTSRVEVGAQVGSGGLYNNNPDNVRDPLLVADNPIDEWNTFRITMVGENVTVYLNGELVVDNIKMDNYWDRSIPIFSEGTIELQAHGNELAFRDVYVREIKTEEIGLTQEEIDEGFVSLFNGKNLDGWQGNKTDYYAENGELVVNPKMGGHGNLFTEKEYSDFNFRFEFKLTPGANNGLGIRAPLEGDAAYVGMELQILDNTAPVYADLEEYQYHGSVYGTIPAKRGFLNPVGDWNTEEVIVKGSKIKVILNGEVILDGDITDARNNGTKDGKDHPGLNREKGYTGFLGHGSELWFRNIRIKDLSE is encoded by the coding sequence ATGAAAAAATATATAGTTCAAATAACAACGATCCTGTTGCTGGCGTGCATGAGCATGGCCGGAATGGCGCAGGATAACCGAACACTCGACACCAAAGTTGCAGATGTGCTGGCACAAATGCCAACCAAAAATCTCACTCACCGCGACAAAGCGATGAACGAAATCTTTTTGATGGGCAACGAAGGTTATCAGAAACTGGCCGCGCAACTTGTTCCACTAGGTACCGGCGACGACACCGCCGTGCGATTTGCACTAAACAGTTTTTCGCGTTATGCCAGTCAGTTTGGCAAAAACGAAGAACGTGCTTTTGCCGAAGAGAACCTTTTAAAAGCCCTTAGCACTGCAAGCGATGTTGAGGTGAAAACTTATCTTCTGAATCAACTAAACCTCGTTGCCGGCGAAAAAACCGTTGAGCAGGTAAAATATTATTTAACAGATGCGCAGCTGGCAGAACCGGCAGCACAAACTATTCTGTCGACTGAAGATCCAAAAACAGCAGAAGTATTTCTTGCTGCTTTCCCTAAAACTGAAGGCAATACACAAATGACAATTGTTCGGGCTTTGGGAAGGTTAAAATGCAAACGCGCCGTTTCGCTGATTACGCCATTAATAAGTGTAGATAATGAACCGATGCAAAAAACTGCACTGGCTGCACTGGCAAATATCGGATCTGCTGATTCGTATAAAACTTTGCTGAACGCGGCATCTGATGTAGATTTTAACTACGATGCAACTAATGTAGCCGAAGCATTTCTTACCTACACCAATCGTTTGGGCGAGCAAAACGAACTGGAATTAATGGAAAAAGCTTGCAAGGCTATTTTTAAAGCCAATTCAGCAAGCGATCACCTGCACAATTATTCAACTGCGCTTAGCCTTTACGCCAAGTATTTGGGTTATGAAGCCACTCCACTATTACTGGAAGCTGTCGAATCTCCTGACAAAGCTTTCCGCTACTCGGCTTTGAATATTGCCGAAAACCTGGGTGGTGTTGCCGACACGCGTAAATGGATTGCAAAAGCCGAAACAGCTAATCCGGAGGTTAAAGCAGAGATCATCGACATGTTGGGAAGACGTGGTTGCGAGCAGGCAAACGATTTTGTTTTGGCGAGCCTTAATTCGGGTGCTGAAGTTGTTCGCACCGAAGCCGTAGTTGCTTTGGCAAAACTTCAGGGCAATGATGCCATCCCAACATTAACGGCACACCTGGTACAGGGAAAAGATATTGAAGCAACAAAAGAGGTGCTGAACACGCTGCTCGACAAAGACCATTTATACCTGATTTCAGGAAATCTGGACGAATCAACCGGAAAAACCAAGGCAGCTTTTATCGATCTTATCGGAGCGAAAGCCGGTTCTCAATATTTTAATGAAATATTAGCCGCCACTTCTTCGTCAGATGCAGATGAGAAAACAGCTGCATTTGCCGCACTGAAACAAGTTTCTTCTTACGAAAATACCGACGCATTGTTAAAGTTGTTGCTTGCAGTTTCTGAGCCTTCTGAAATTACAGAAACACAACTTGCATTGATGGCAGCGGTTGAGGGTGTTGCTGAAGAACAAAAATCCAATGGTAAAGTCTTAAGCGCTATTAAACAATCCAATAAAAAAGCGCGACTGTTCCCAATTCTTCCAACCATTGGAGGCGAAACAGCACTTGAAACCGTTACCGGATATTTCAATACATCAAGCGGAGAGCAAAAAGAAGCTGCATTTACCGCATTAACAAACTGGCAGGATTATGCCGCCTCGAAGCCATTATTCGAAATTTGCAAATCGGGTAACACAACATTTAGTGAGCCTGCATTCGAAAGTTTCGTTCGAATGGTTGCCGGTGCAAATCTGCCCGACGATCAGAAACTATTGCAATACCGCAAGATCATGGAATTCGCATCGTCAGCCGACGACCAGAAAAACGTGATAGCTGCAATCGGACGCCTGAGAACATTCCTTTCGCTGGTTTACCTGGAGCAATACCTGGAAGAAGATGAGCATACAGCAACAGCTTCGCGAGCCATTATGAATATTGCCATGCCAAACAGTGAAGGAGAAGGTGGTTTAACGGGTGACATTGTTCGTCGAATTCTGGGTAAAGCGGAACAAACTTTATCGGGCGAAGAAAGTGCTTATGACAAAATCAATATTCAGAATTACCTGAAAGCTATGCCAAAAGACAAAGGTTACGTTTCGATGTTTAACGGTAAAAACCTGGACGGCTGGCAAGGTATGCTTTTGGATGGCAACCCGATAAAGATTGCTAAACTCAGCGACGCAGAACGGGCCAAAGAACAGGAGGCAGCGGATATTAAGATGGCTGAGAACTGGAGCGTAAAAGATGGAATGATCATTTTTAACGGAAAAGGCGCTAACCTTGTTTCGAAGAATATTTACAAGGATTTTGATATGATCGTTGACTGGCGAATCAGCAAAAAAGGCGACAGCGGCATTTACCTGCGCGGAGCACCGCAAGTACAGGTTTGGGATACCTCGCGTGTTGAAGTGGGAGCCCAGGTTGGTTCGGGCGGCTTGTACAACAACAATCCCGACAATGTGCGTGATCCATTACTGGTAGCCGACAATCCAATTGATGAATGGAACACTTTCCGAATAACAATGGTAGGCGAAAATGTAACCGTTTACCTGAATGGCGAGCTGGTAGTTGACAACATAAAAATGGACAACTACTGGGACCGCAGCATTCCAATTTTTAGCGAAGGAACTATCGAGCTTCAGGCACACGGCAACGAACTGGCTTTCCGCGATGTATATGTTCGTGAGATAAAAACTGAAGAAATTGGCCTGACACAGGAAGAAATAGACGAAGGATTTGTTTCGCTTTTTAACGGTAAAAACCTGGATGGCTGGCAGGGAAACAAAACGGATTATTATGCCGAAAATGGTGAGCTGGTGGTAAATCCTAAAATGGGTGGCCACGGAAACCTTTTCACCGAAAAAGAATACAGTGATTTTAATTTCCGCTTTGAATTTAAACTTACTCCGGGCGCCAATAATGGTCTGGGTATCCGTGCTCCTCTTGAAGGTGATGCTGCTTATGTTGGCATGGAATTACAAATTCTGGATAACACTGCACCTGTTTATGCCGACCTGGAAGAATACCAATACCACGGATCGGTTTATGGAACCATTCCTGCAAAACGTGGGTTTTTAAATCCGGTTGGTGATTGGAATACCGAGGAAGTAATTGTAAAAGGCAGCAAAATAAAGGTCATTCTCAATGGTGAGGTAATCCTCGACGGCGACATTACCGATGCCCGCAACAACGGGACAAAAGATGGCAAAGATCACCCGGGTTTAAATCGAGAAAAAGGTTATACCGGATTCCTGGGACATGGCTCGGAATTATGGTTCCGGAACATACGAATCAAAGATCTGAGCGAATAA
- a CDS encoding PhnA domain-containing protein, which translates to MSIERELQKRTSVCELCGSEDNLGVYTVPPATQESEKDSIYICATCSGQINDPETMDANHWRCLNDSMWSTVPAVQVVAWRMLNRLKAEGWPQDLLDMLYLDEETKEWAEATGEGIDPDDVVKHLDSNGAVLQAGDTVVLIKDLNVKGGGFTAKRGTAVRNISLVHDNPEQIEGKVSGQQIVILTQYVKKN; encoded by the coding sequence ATGAGTATAGAAAGAGAATTGCAAAAACGCACTTCGGTTTGTGAATTATGCGGATCAGAAGATAATCTGGGAGTATATACCGTGCCGCCGGCAACCCAGGAAAGCGAAAAAGACAGCATTTATATTTGTGCAACCTGCTCTGGTCAGATTAATGATCCGGAGACGATGGATGCCAACCATTGGCGTTGTTTAAACGACAGTATGTGGAGCACGGTTCCTGCCGTTCAGGTAGTAGCCTGGAGAATGTTAAACCGCCTGAAAGCTGAAGGCTGGCCACAAGACCTGCTTGATATGCTCTACCTTGATGAGGAAACTAAAGAGTGGGCAGAAGCAACCGGCGAAGGAATCGATCCCGATGATGTGGTAAAACACCTCGACAGCAACGGCGCTGTTTTACAGGCCGGCGACACTGTTGTTCTGATTAAGGATTTGAATGTAAAAGGTGGTGGATTTACTGCAAAACGTGGAACTGCTGTACGAAACATTTCGCTGGTTCACGATAATCCGGAGCAAATTGAGGGGAAAGTAAGTGGTCAACAGATCGTTATTCTTACACAGTATGTGAAGAAGAACTAA
- a CDS encoding TrpB-like pyridoxal phosphate-dependent enzyme yields MTRQKKIFLEESEMPKQWYNLAPDLPSPLNPPLGPDRKPVGPEMLAPVFPMNLIEQEVSQERWIDIPEGIREILVQWRPSPLIRAYELEEALGTPAKIYYKNEGVSPAGSHKPNTAVAQAWYNKEFGIKKLTTETGAGQWGSALSYACAQIGGIECKVFMVRVSFDQKPFRKMMMETWGGNCIASPSTETQAGRDILAQFPDTPGSLGIAISEAVEAAVTDPTGGTRYSLGSVLNHVMLHQTIIGLEAKKQLAKVGIKNPDVVIGCCGGGSNFAGLSFPFMYDKIHGADIQIIGAEPFSCPTLTKAPFIYDNGDVAQMTPLLAMNSLGHNFIPAPIHAGGLRYHGMAPLVSAALKDGLMDAIAVHQSECFEAGLLFAKTEGIIPAPETTHAIAATIREAKKAKEEGKEKTILFNFSGHGLMDLVGYNKYLGGELHDYEYPESEIAANLKKLEGYPLPK; encoded by the coding sequence ATGACTAGACAAAAGAAGATTTTTCTTGAAGAATCGGAAATGCCAAAACAATGGTACAACCTGGCCCCCGATCTTCCATCGCCGTTAAACCCACCACTTGGCCCTGACAGAAAACCTGTGGGTCCCGAGATGTTGGCTCCGGTTTTCCCAATGAACCTGATTGAGCAGGAAGTTAGCCAGGAACGTTGGATTGACATTCCTGAAGGAATTCGTGAAATTCTGGTGCAGTGGCGACCAAGCCCGTTAATTCGTGCTTATGAACTGGAAGAAGCACTGGGAACTCCTGCAAAAATATATTACAAAAACGAAGGAGTTTCGCCTGCCGGAAGTCACAAACCAAATACTGCTGTGGCACAAGCCTGGTATAATAAAGAGTTTGGTATAAAAAAACTAACTACCGAAACCGGCGCAGGACAGTGGGGATCGGCACTGTCTTATGCCTGTGCACAGATTGGCGGCATTGAGTGTAAAGTTTTTATGGTACGAGTAAGTTTCGATCAGAAGCCTTTCCGTAAGATGATGATGGAAACCTGGGGTGGCAACTGTATTGCAAGTCCGAGTACCGAAACACAAGCCGGTCGCGATATTTTAGCGCAGTTTCCTGACACGCCGGGAAGTTTGGGAATTGCCATTTCTGAAGCTGTGGAAGCCGCTGTTACTGATCCTACAGGTGGCACCCGTTATTCACTGGGTTCGGTATTAAACCACGTAATGTTACACCAAACTATAATTGGTTTGGAGGCTAAAAAACAGCTGGCTAAAGTGGGTATTAAGAATCCGGATGTGGTAATTGGCTGCTGCGGTGGTGGTAGTAATTTTGCAGGTCTTTCGTTCCCATTTATGTACGATAAAATTCATGGTGCCGACATCCAAATCATCGGAGCCGAACCGTTTAGTTGCCCGACTTTAACAAAAGCACCGTTTATTTACGATAACGGCGATGTGGCGCAAATGACTCCGCTTTTAGCCATGAACAGTTTGGGGCACAACTTTATTCCTGCACCTATTCACGCCGGTGGTTTGCGTTATCACGGAATGGCTCCGCTGGTAAGTGCCGCATTAAAAGATGGCTTAATGGATGCGATAGCTGTTCACCAAAGCGAATGTTTCGAGGCCGGTTTGTTGTTTGCCAAAACTGAAGGTATTATTCCTGCTCCGGAAACAACACACGCCATTGCCGCTACCATCCGCGAGGCTAAAAAAGCCAAAGAAGAAGGAAAAGAAAAAACAATCCTTTTCAACTTCAGCGGACATGGTTTAATGGACCTTGTTGGTTACAATAAATACCTGGGAGGTGAATTGCACGATTACGAATATCCTGAATCGGAAATTGCTGCTAACCTGAAAAAACTGGAAGGTTATCCGCTACCAAAATAG
- a CDS encoding Gfo/Idh/MocA family oxidoreductase → MSNKPTSRRSFLKGALAAGAGFVIVPRHVLGGNGYLAPSDQLTKAIIGVGSMGRGHIPYEGTRVVAICDVDTEHLELAKNLIDYDVKQFTDFREVCQLPEVDIVHIATPPHWHGIMAVEAAKAGKDIWCEKPMTRTIGEGKRVVEAVNAHGRMFRLNTWFRFKDQFYGLGTDVKPLKKVIDSGILGWPLKVTVSGITGYNWKFYWQGKYNLAPQPVPKNLNYDMWLGPAPYKPYNVERVHANFRGYWDYDGGGLGDMGQHYLDPVQYMLGKDDTSPVKIEVDAPQQHYDAVGTWRRVTYTYADGCQIILDGENRDKDAAYIEGPNGKIYQGFRSDIPNLQSFIKTLPDPEPQIGIFSESVKTRKKFALNETNGFRSATLVNLGITAVRLGRTLHFDPEKLEFIDDEGANRLINQPMRAPWTI, encoded by the coding sequence ATGAGTAATAAACCTACTTCAAGAAGAAGTTTCTTAAAAGGTGCGTTGGCCGCAGGAGCCGGATTCGTTATTGTTCCGCGCCACGTGTTGGGCGGCAACGGATATCTCGCACCATCCGACCAGTTAACAAAAGCAATTATCGGTGTCGGCTCAATGGGCCGCGGTCATATTCCTTATGAGGGAACGCGCGTTGTAGCCATTTGCGATGTAGATACCGAACACCTGGAACTGGCCAAAAACCTGATCGATTACGATGTAAAACAGTTCACCGATTTTAGAGAAGTGTGCCAACTTCCCGAAGTTGATATTGTGCACATTGCCACGCCACCACACTGGCACGGAATTATGGCTGTTGAAGCTGCCAAAGCCGGAAAAGACATTTGGTGTGAAAAACCAATGACACGCACCATTGGCGAGGGCAAAAGAGTAGTTGAAGCCGTAAATGCGCATGGCCGCATGTTCAGGCTGAACACCTGGTTCCGTTTTAAAGATCAGTTTTACGGACTGGGAACGGATGTGAAACCACTGAAAAAAGTAATTGACAGTGGCATTCTAGGATGGCCACTAAAAGTTACGGTTAGCGGAATTACCGGCTACAACTGGAAATTCTACTGGCAAGGTAAATACAACTTGGCTCCACAACCGGTACCAAAAAATCTTAATTACGATATGTGGTTGGGGCCTGCGCCTTACAAACCATACAATGTTGAGCGCGTTCATGCCAATTTCCGCGGCTACTGGGATTATGATGGCGGCGGATTAGGGGATATGGGACAACACTACCTCGACCCGGTTCAATACATGCTGGGCAAAGACGATACCAGCCCGGTAAAAATTGAGGTTGACGCACCGCAACAACATTATGATGCAGTGGGAACATGGCGGCGTGTAACATATACTTATGCTGATGGATGCCAGATCATTCTCGATGGTGAGAACCGCGACAAAGATGCAGCCTACATTGAAGGCCCCAACGGCAAGATCTACCAGGGCTTCCGCTCGGATATTCCAAACCTGCAAAGCTTTATTAAAACCTTACCTGATCCTGAACCTCAGATCGGTATCTTTTCTGAATCGGTGAAAACACGTAAGAAGTTTGCACTGAACGAGACCAACGGATTCCGGTCGGCCACGCTTGTAAACCTTGGTATTACAGCAGTTCGATTGGGACGCACATTGCATTTCGATCCCGAAAAACTGGAGTTCATTGATGATGAAGGTGCAAACCGTCTGATCAATCAGCCAATGCGCGCACCGTGGACGATCTAA